A window of the Cicer arietinum cultivar CDC Frontier isolate Library 1 chromosome 6, Cicar.CDCFrontier_v2.0, whole genome shotgun sequence genome harbors these coding sequences:
- the LOC101509633 gene encoding sedoheptulose-1,7-bisphosphatase, chloroplastic, which produces METGIACYSRGAFLPTVSSKHSLPSIPPSSSFKSLKSSSLFGESLRVSSKSTLKISRTKGASFITKCEIGDSLEEFLAKATPDKGLIRLMVCMGEALRTISFKVKTASCGGTQCVNSFGDEQLAVDMLANNLLFEALKHSHFCKYACSEEIPELQDMGGPTEGGFSVAFDPLDGSSIVDTNFTVGTIFGVWPGDKLIGVTGKDQVAAAMGVLGPRTTYVLALKDFPGTHEFLLLDEGKWQHVKETNEIGEGKLFSPGNLRATFDNANYAKLIDYYVKEKYTLRYTGGMVPDVNQIIVKEKGIFTNVTSPTAKAKLRLLFEVAPLGLLIEKAGGYSSDGHKSVLEKVIENIDDRTQVAYGSKNEIIRFEETLYGSSRLQGGVPVGATA; this is translated from the exons ATGGAAACTGGTATAGCATGTTACTCCCGTGGTGCTTTTCTTCCTACTGTTTCTTCCAAACACTCCCTTCCTTCTATCCCTCCCTCTTCTTCCTTCAAG AGTTTGAAATCAAGCTCTTTATTTGGAGAATCACTTAGAGTGTCATCCAAATCAACACTCAAGATTTCAAGGACAAAAGGTGCTTCATTCATAACCAAATGTGAAATTGGTGATAGTTTG GAAGAATTCTTGGCAAAGGCGACACCAGATAAGGGACTGATTAGGTTGATGGTGTGCATGGGAGAAGCATTAAGAACAATTTCTTTCAAAGTGAAGACAGCTTCTTGTGGTGGAACACAATGTGTTAACTCTTTTGGAGATGAGCAGCTTGCAGTGGATATGCTTGCTAACAACCTTCTTTTTGAG GCCTTAAAACACTCTCACTTCTGCAAGTACGCCTGCTCAGAAGAAATTCCTGAGCTTCAAGACATGGGAGGTCCAACTGAAG GTGGATTTAGTGTTGCATTTGACCCTCTTGATGGATCCAGCATTGTAGACACAAATTTCACAGTAGGAACCATATTTGGTGTGTGGCCTGGTGATAAGTTGATTGGAGTAACAGGAAAAGATCAAGTTGCTGCAGCTATGGGAGTTTTGGGTCCTAGAACTACTTATGTGCTTGCTCTTAAAGATTTTCCTGGCACTCATGAATTTCTTCTACTTGATGAAG GAAAATGGCAACATGTCAAAGAGACTAACGAAATTGGTGAAGGAAAACTATTCTCCCCTGGAAATTTGAGAGCCACATTTGACAACGCCAATTATGCCAAG TTGATTGATTACTATGTCAAAGAAAAATACACATTGAGATACACAGGAGGAATGGTGCCAGATGTCAACCAG ATTATTGTAAAAGAAAAGGGAATATTTACAAATGTGACATCACCAACAGCTAAAGCGAAGTTGAGGTTGTTGTTTGAGGTAGCTCCACTAGGACTGTTGATTGAAAAAGCTGGAGGTTACAGCAGTGATGGTCATAAATCAGTCCTAGAAAAGGTAATTGAAAACATTGATGATAGAACTCAAGTTGCATATGGATCCAAAAATGAGATCATCCGATTTGAAGAAACATTGTATGGCTCATCAAGGCTCCAGGGTGGTGTACCTGTTGGGGCAACTGCTTAA
- the LOC140920927 gene encoding uncharacterized protein, translating into MKVLFGYQDVLDMITDDITPLGKEATTAQEAKFKEDKKKDYKALFLIHSCVDSDNFEKVGDCDSAKTAWGILEKAYAGADKAKVVRLQTHKRQFELLQMEDKETINDYVTRVTRLGNQMKLCGEAVSEQNFVSKVLRSLTPRFDNIVVAIEESKDLKTMTKDVLQSSLEAHEQRMDERGNDKAKAEVALQAHFNEKNKKSKGRWSSRGKKNFQNFDGKESQNSKKGEDSSKGGGQDNYRSFDKSTKKCYNCQKLGHFARECRAKPRENHADEAKVARQDMDYDNTVLVMITEENYGIKEVLDSNCDKRKLLDSNYCSAEKSAITHSEKSAMVTVRDGAQGRNE; encoded by the coding sequence atgaAAGTTTTGTTTGGATATCAAGATGTTCTTGATATGATTACCGATGACATTACTCCTCTTGGTAAAGAGGCTACAACAGCCCAAGAAGCGAAATTCAAGGAAGATAAGAAGAAAGATTACAAGGCCCTTTTCTTGATCCATTCTTGCGTCGATAGTGACAATTTCGAAAAAGTTGGCGATTGCGACTCGGCGAAGACAGCTTGGGGTATTCTTGAGAAAGCATATGCTGGAGCGGATAAGGCGAAGGTGGTGAGGTTACAAACTCATAAGCGGCAGTTTGAGTTACTTCAAATGGAAGACAAGGAAACGATTAACGATTACGTGACGCGTGTGACACGCTTGGGGAATCAAATGAAGTTGTGTGGTGAAGCCGTTTCCGAACAGAATTTTGTGTCGAAGGTATTGCGTTCTTTAACACCAAGATTCGATAATATTGTGGTGGCGATTGAGGAATCGAAGGATCTCAAGACGATGACGAAAGATGTACTTCAAAGTTCATTGGAAGCTCATGAACAAAGGATGGACGAAAGAGGAAACGATAAAGCCAAAGCGGAAGTTGCTTTGCAAGCCCATTTCAACGAGAAGAATAAGAAGTCGAAAGGGAGATGGTCTTCTAGAGGAAAGAAGAATTTCCAGAATTTTGATGGAAAAGAGTCACAAAATTCAAAGAAAGGTGAGGACAGTTCCAAAGGTGGTGGTCAAGACAACTACAGGTCATTCGACAAAAGTACCAAGAAGTGTTACAATTGTCAAAAGCTTGGGCATTTCGCAAGAGAGTGTAGAGCGAAACCAAGGGAGAATCATGCGGATGAGGCTAAGGTTGCTAGGCAAGACATGGATTATGATAACACGGTTCTTGTGATGATCACGGAAGAGAACTATGGCATTAAAGAGGTGCTGGACAGCAACTGTGACAAGAGGAAGTTGCTGGACAGCAACTATTGCAGTGCAGAAAAATCTGCAATAACGCATTCGGAGAAAAGCGCAATGGTAACCGTTCGAGATGGAGCCCAAGGGAGAAATGAGTGA